One genomic window of Candidatus Micrarchaeia archaeon includes the following:
- a CDS encoding ATP-binding protein, which yields MEYIERDLTNIFEKLINTYKIIAVVGARQAGKTTFLKNKIKKYKSSYILFDDPDAKEIFEEDIKKFKIQYLQSYEISILDEIQNCKQAGQKLKYLADTGEKLWITSSSEIVLSKEILSYLVGRVAILKLYPFSLNEFLKAKNQKIITQQILSRSIWEHATYGGYPQVIINEDIEVKKTILKNIYETMILKDIRKTWNIDDLPKLEKLVKYLALNNGEICEYQNISNKLNISYQTLIKYLDALEKSYLIIKLSPYFTNKTKEITKQPKIYFLDTGLRNVIAKTDEFDGYIFENYILTELIKLNKDVKYWRNKTGQEVDFIIESKKGLIAIEVKQTETEISKSLKRFIDEYKPYKTMIVCYKEQKKIKKYKNNLVLLTNTLDLIKEIKKINF from the coding sequence ATGGAATATATAGAAAGAGACCTTACCAATATATTTGAAAAATTAATTAACACATATAAAATAATAGCAGTAGTGGGGGCAAGACAAGCAGGTAAAACTACTTTTTTAAAAAATAAAATTAAAAAATATAAATCTTCATACATATTATTTGATGACCCAGATGCAAAGGAAATTTTTGAAGAAGATATTAAAAAATTTAAAATTCAATATCTCCAATCTTATGAAATATCTATTTTAGACGAAATTCAAAATTGTAAACAAGCAGGACAGAAATTAAAATATTTAGCAGACACAGGAGAAAAATTATGGATTACTTCCTCTTCTGAGATAGTATTAAGTAAAGAAATTCTATCATATTTAGTTGGAAGAGTTGCAATATTAAAATTATATCCTTTTTCTCTTAATGAATTTTTAAAAGCAAAAAATCAAAAAATAATTACACAACAGATATTATCAAGATCTATTTGGGAACATGCAACTTATGGAGGATATCCCCAAGTTATTATTAATGAGGATATTGAAGTAAAAAAAACTATTTTAAAAAATATATACGAAACAATGATTTTAAAAGATATTCGTAAAACTTGGAATATTGATGACTTACCAAAATTAGAAAAATTAGTTAAATATTTAGCTTTGAATAATGGAGAAATATGTGAATATCAAAATATTTCAAACAAATTGAATATTTCATATCAAACATTGATTAAATATTTAGATGCCTTAGAAAAAAGTTATCTAATTATTAAATTATCTCCTTATTTTACAAATAAAACAAAGGAAATAACAAAACAACCAAAAATATATTTTTTAGATACTGGATTGAGAAATGTAATTGCCAAAACTGATGAATTTGATGGATATATTTTTGAAAATTATATTTTGACTGAATTGATTAAATTAAATAAAGATGTAAAATACTGGAGAAACAAAACAGGTCAAGAAGTGGATTTTATAATAGAAAGTAAAAAAGGATTAATTGCTATTGAAGTAAAACAAACAGAAACAGAAATAAGTAAAAGTCTAAAAAGATTCATTGATGAATATAAACCTTATAAAACAATGATTGTATGTTATAAAGAACAAAAAAAGATCAAAAAATATAAAAATAATTTGGTTTTATTAACCAATACCTTAGATTTAATAAAGGAAATAAAAAAAATTAATTTTTAA
- a CDS encoding ATP-dependent DNA helicase yields the protein MNKEKMLNINQKKAVEKTEGSCLIIAGPGTGKTFTLTKKIAYLIENNIYDPSEILCLTFSNEATNNLKEEVEKELKQRTDITIRTFHGFSADILKEFGQKIGIENNFEILLPNDAKVFLYKDLGASAYNASIYESSMSTAKDFGITLDEIKGYVDEIGKEFKNIENLEEYAKKLDMELKLIYLESSYTKEQRKDILTRKKEIKTFLEKYQEYNKYLNFAETWEKYIQMKNEKNYLDYSDLNSNVILLFKTFGAEGIAKKYKYILIDEFQDTNKLQFELISFLAKDHKNITVVGDPNQSIYAFRGAYMDNFTHFEKEFELKKEDIFKLNKSHRSPNTVLRSAYKLIKNNFEEIQDTAFLIENADDREGEKVKVFELKNKEEEACKVAELVEEEIKKGTPLKEICVLCRTHLQAKIIKKALEAKNIIFVYAGQTDLMEKSEIKTAVAYLSIIDNLIERTGTGEQSWWCLFTKRNNMSPKDCIKIGRYLKKGESIDYTVLHNLTKLDLSENGKRIIQKVISGLEKVIESADKPFPELLLDIYEFTGLSRSFTHERNVKNTEALMNLTRFYEIAENYYNIHSKNLSSFIHYIEILDKLGVTIPASRIQDIDAVRLMTIHATKGLQFKKVILTNLADKRFPISRTPREPLIPKLLNPAIKEYLNNFTGVNIEKAIKEYEKDSLLLEERRLCYVALTRTKEELILTYAMSYNKDEDSTSASIFLNEMEYLENQDMECIIDNEERFNFLAPMSEYEQFKYKLKDQFIKALDSDNLDSLMSRLANYYTIREGRIVDLSVDLNKLIDKDEMEEQLKMCETCSSGLKFTPSSFTFDPSSIITYIECPKKYEFKKLYRMPERGAFDFSNATVGSFIHEILEKGVEQNLKSKEEFFKLTEDLSKEEKWKGIDLDESKDLVTIFWERNKNKYNENSKVEVPLSFELEGFRFYGKADRIDFLDLDKKEVEIIDYKTGEREIPLIERSMQLGFYAIALIEMGYKPKKITLELLKCDKPITGIVKENGDVEFEGRITNFNINDIKTKLLKYVNDIITDYEHTFTPVIEDYPCRNCGYKFYCPKWDD from the coding sequence ATGAATAAAGAGAAAATGCTCAATATTAATCAAAAAAAAGCAGTTGAAAAAACAGAAGGTTCATGTTTGATAATTGCAGGACCGGGAACTGGAAAAACCTTTACCTTAACTAAAAAAATAGCTTATTTAATTGAAAACAATATTTATGATCCTTCTGAAATACTTTGTCTTACATTTTCAAATGAAGCAACAAATAATCTAAAAGAAGAAGTTGAAAAAGAATTAAAACAAAGAACAGATATTACAATAAGAACTTTTCATGGTTTTTCAGCAGATATTTTGAAAGAATTTGGACAAAAAATAGGAATAGAAAATAATTTTGAAATACTTCTTCCAAATGATGCTAAAGTATTTTTATATAAAGATTTAGGAGCATCTGCATATAATGCAAGTATATATGAATCATCAATGTCTACTGCTAAAGATTTTGGAATCACATTAGATGAGATTAAAGGATATGTTGATGAAATTGGTAAAGAATTTAAAAATATTGAAAATTTAGAAGAATATGCTAAAAAGTTAGATATGGAACTTAAATTAATTTATTTAGAGTCTTCATACACAAAAGAACAAAGAAAAGATATTTTAACAAGAAAAAAAGAAATTAAAACTTTTTTAGAAAAATATCAAGAATATAATAAATATCTTAATTTTGCTGAAACTTGGGAAAAATATATTCAAATGAAAAATGAAAAAAATTATTTAGATTATTCAGATCTTAATTCAAATGTAATTTTATTGTTTAAAACATTTGGTGCTGAAGGAATTGCTAAAAAATATAAATACATTTTAATAGATGAATTTCAAGATACAAACAAACTGCAATTTGAATTAATTTCATTTTTAGCAAAGGACCATAAAAATATTACAGTTGTTGGCGACCCTAATCAATCTATATATGCTTTTAGGGGAGCATATATGGATAATTTTACTCATTTTGAAAAAGAATTTGAATTAAAAAAAGAGGATATCTTTAAATTAAATAAAAGCCATAGATCTCCAAATACAGTTCTTAGGTCTGCTTATAAATTAATTAAAAATAATTTTGAAGAAATTCAAGATACTGCTTTTTTAATTGAAAACGCAGATGATAGAGAAGGAGAAAAAGTAAAAGTATTTGAATTAAAAAACAAAGAAGAAGAAGCATGTAAAGTTGCAGAATTAGTAGAAGAAGAAATAAAAAAAGGAACTCCCCTAAAAGAAATTTGTGTATTATGTAGAACACATTTACAAGCAAAAATTATTAAAAAAGCACTTGAAGCAAAAAATATTATTTTTGTATATGCTGGTCAAACAGATTTAATGGAAAAATCAGAAATTAAAACAGCAGTTGCTTATTTATCTATAATAGATAATCTAATAGAAAGAACAGGAACTGGAGAACAGTCATGGTGGTGTTTATTTACAAAAAGAAATAATATGTCTCCAAAAGATTGTATTAAAATAGGAAGATATTTGAAAAAAGGAGAGTCAATTGATTATACTGTTTTACATAATTTAACTAAACTTGATTTATCAGAAAATGGAAAAAGAATTATTCAAAAAGTAATATCAGGTTTAGAAAAAGTAATAGAATCAGCAGATAAACCCTTTCCAGAACTTTTATTAGATATTTATGAATTTACTGGTTTAAGCCGTTCTTTTACACATGAAAGAAATGTTAAAAATACTGAAGCATTAATGAATTTAACAAGATTTTATGAAATAGCTGAAAATTATTATAATATTCATTCTAAAAATTTAAGTTCATTTATTCATTATATTGAAATTTTAGATAAGTTAGGAGTAACTATTCCCGCATCAAGAATTCAGGATATTGATGCAGTAAGATTAATGACTATACATGCAACAAAAGGACTTCAATTTAAAAAAGTAATATTAACTAACTTAGCAGATAAAAGATTTCCAATATCTAGAACACCTAGAGAGCCTTTAATACCTAAATTACTTAATCCTGCAATTAAAGAATATCTAAATAATTTTACAGGTGTTAATATTGAAAAAGCAATAAAAGAATATGAAAAAGACAGCTTATTATTAGAAGAAAGAAGATTGTGTTATGTTGCATTAACAAGAACAAAAGAAGAATTAATTTTAACTTATGCAATGTCTTATAATAAAGATGAGGATTCTACATCTGCTTCAATATTTCTTAATGAAATGGAATATTTAGAAAATCAAGACATGGAATGTATTATAGATAATGAAGAAAGATTTAATTTTTTAGCTCCAATGTCTGAATATGAGCAATTTAAATATAAATTAAAAGACCAATTTATTAAGGCGTTGGATAGCGACAATTTAGATTCATTAATGTCACGTTTAGCTAATTATTATACAATAAGAGAAGGAAGAATAGTTGATTTATCAGTTGATTTGAATAAATTAATTGATAAAGATGAAATGGAAGAACAGCTTAAAATGTGCGAAACCTGTTCTTCTGGACTTAAATTTACTCCTTCTTCTTTTACATTTGACCCTTCATCAATAATTACTTATATTGAATGCCCTAAAAAATATGAATTTAAAAAATTGTATAGAATGCCTGAAAGAGGCGCTTTTGATTTTTCAAATGCGACTGTAGGTTCATTTATACATGAAATTCTTGAAAAAGGAGTTGAACAAAATTTAAAATCTAAAGAAGAATTTTTTAAACTTACTGAAGATTTATCTAAAGAAGAAAAATGGAAAGGAATTGATTTAGATGAGTCAAAAGATTTAGTAACTATTTTTTGGGAGAGAAATAAAAACAAATATAATGAAAATTCAAAAGTTGAAGTTCCTTTGTCTTTTGAATTAGAAGGTTTTAGATTTTATGGAAAAGCAGATAGAATAGACTTTTTAGATTTAGATAAAAAAGAAGTTGAAATTATAGATTATAAAACTGGAGAAAGAGAGATACCTCTTATTGAAAGATCAATGCAATTAGGATTTTATGCAATTGCTTTAATTGAAATGGGATATAAACCTAAAAAAATTACTTTAGAACTTCTTAAATGTGATAAACCTATTACTGGAATTGTAAAAGAAAATGGAGATGTTGAATTTGAAGGGCGCATTACTAATTTTAATATAAATGATATTAAAACTAAATTACTC